Proteins encoded by one window of Syntrophus gentianae:
- a CDS encoding ComF family protein, producing the protein MNSFFKAIFDLLFPPRCLSCQNLLISGEEQGFCPDCQTRISFLFPPFCQICGSPLPAGVQSSNICHRCTVSAPPFEICRSVGRYDSVLMEAIHALKYQRKIPAGVVLGKILSAHVANLLPFGDYDRIIPVPLHKKRLRKRGFNQSLILARAMARDFSLPLDFQSLKRRVHTDPQIGLGRKQRETNVREAFECVRRDQIANSRILLIDDVYTTGSTVRECSRVLLEGGAKSVAVATVARA; encoded by the coding sequence TTGAATTCTTTCTTCAAGGCTATCTTCGATCTTCTCTTCCCTCCCCGTTGCCTGTCCTGCCAAAACTTGCTGATTTCCGGCGAGGAGCAGGGCTTCTGCCCGGACTGTCAGACGCGGATCAGCTTTCTATTCCCTCCTTTCTGTCAAATCTGCGGTTCTCCCCTACCTGCCGGCGTTCAGAGTTCCAACATCTGTCACCGATGCACCGTTTCAGCGCCTCCTTTTGAAATATGTCGTTCCGTGGGGCGATACGATTCCGTCCTTATGGAAGCCATCCATGCCTTGAAATATCAGCGTAAAATCCCGGCTGGCGTTGTCCTGGGAAAGATCCTTTCGGCCCATGTCGCAAATCTCCTCCCTTTCGGGGATTACGACCGGATTATTCCTGTTCCGCTGCACAAGAAGCGCCTGAGGAAACGGGGATTCAACCAGTCTCTGATTCTCGCCAGGGCAATGGCCCGGGATTTTTCTCTTCCCCTCGATTTTCAGTCCCTGAAGCGACGCGTCCATACCGATCCGCAGATTGGTCTGGGTCGGAAACAGCGGGAGACAAATGTCCGGGAAGCCTTTGAATGCGTCCGCAGAGATCAAATCGCGAATTCACGGATACTGCTGATAGACGATGTTTATACGACAGGAAGCACCGTCAGGGAATGTTCCCGCGTTCTCCTTGAGGGTGGCGCGAAGTCGGTGGCGGTGGCAACCGTAGCACGGGCCTGA
- a CDS encoding TatD family hydrolase, with translation MMIDSHAHMEMPEFDADRKDVIARAKEAGVDAIVTIGTDLDDCFKAVEIAASFDSVYAAVGIHPHEVKKIDAQTYDQMQELAARPKVVAYGEIGLDFFKNRSPREVQIRRFGEQLELAKDLNLPIIIHDREAHRETMDLLSSWKGSRRGVIHCFSGDYAMARKCLDLGFYISIPGTVTFAKADKLRDVVSRVPAESLLVETDAPFLTPEPFRGKRNESAYVKYTAMRVAEIKGIPFEVLAEITARNACEIFKIEL, from the coding sequence ATGATGATTGATTCTCATGCCCATATGGAAATGCCGGAATTCGATGCCGACCGCAAAGATGTGATCGCCCGGGCGAAGGAAGCAGGGGTTGATGCCATCGTCACCATCGGAACGGATCTTGATGACTGCTTCAAGGCGGTGGAAATTGCCGCAAGTTTCGATTCCGTCTATGCAGCTGTGGGGATTCATCCCCACGAAGTCAAGAAGATTGACGCACAGACTTACGATCAAATGCAGGAGTTGGCTGCACGTCCGAAGGTGGTGGCCTACGGGGAAATCGGTTTGGATTTTTTCAAGAATCGCTCTCCCCGAGAGGTGCAGATTCGCCGATTCGGGGAACAGCTTGAACTGGCGAAAGACTTGAACCTTCCCATTATTATTCATGACCGGGAGGCCCATCGAGAAACAATGGACCTCCTGTCTTCCTGGAAAGGTTCCAGGCGGGGCGTTATCCACTGCTTTTCCGGCGACTATGCCATGGCCCGGAAATGCCTCGATCTTGGTTTTTACATCTCTATTCCGGGGACGGTTACCTTTGCCAAGGCGGATAAACTGCGCGATGTCGTTAGCCGCGTCCCCGCAGAATCTCTTCTCGTGGAAACGGACGCCCCTTTTTTGACACCGGAACCTTTCCGCGGAAAGCGCAATGAATCGGCTTATGTGAAATATACAGCGATGCGTGTAGCGGAAATCAAGGGAATTCCCTTTGAGGTCCTGGCGGAAATCACTGCGCGTAACGCCTGTGAAATATTTAAGATTGAACTGTAA
- a CDS encoding ABC transporter permease encodes MLRYILKRLLFMIPLLIGISIICFVVMHLAPGLPTDLETQMNPRASAEARERLKALYDLDKPLHQQYLIWAKKLLVFDLGTSFSADHRPVADKIMERLPITITLNVLSLLMIFLIAIPLGVLSAVHQDSLFDRITSLLVFIGFATPTFWLALLLMIFFGIQLGWLPVSGIRSLNYEYLLPGAALLDFGKHLILPVFLSAFGGLAGLSRYMRANMLEVIRQDYIMTARAKGLRERTVIYKHALRNALLPVITILGLSVPGLIGGSVIFETIFAIPGMGQLFYMSVMARDYPTVMGILFIGAILTLIGNLLADVGYALADPRIRVS; translated from the coding sequence GTGCTCCGGTACATATTGAAACGCCTGCTTTTCATGATCCCTCTGCTGATCGGAATTTCGATCATCTGTTTTGTCGTAATGCACCTTGCCCCCGGCCTGCCCACCGATCTGGAAACACAGATGAATCCGAGAGCTTCAGCAGAAGCCAGAGAGAGACTGAAAGCCCTTTATGATCTGGATAAACCCCTTCATCAGCAGTATCTGATCTGGGCGAAAAAGCTTCTCGTTTTTGACCTGGGGACCTCGTTTTCCGCCGATCACCGTCCTGTGGCGGACAAGATCATGGAAAGGCTTCCAATCACAATTACCTTGAATGTCCTTTCCCTGCTGATGATTTTCCTGATCGCCATCCCTCTTGGCGTACTTTCCGCAGTCCATCAGGATTCCCTTTTTGACCGGATTACCAGCCTCCTTGTGTTTATCGGCTTTGCCACACCTACCTTCTGGCTTGCCCTCCTGCTCATGATCTTCTTCGGTATTCAACTCGGCTGGCTTCCCGTTTCCGGGATCCGTTCTCTTAATTATGAATATCTATTGCCGGGGGCAGCGCTCCTTGATTTCGGCAAACATCTGATTCTTCCCGTTTTCCTGTCCGCCTTCGGCGGTCTTGCCGGACTGTCCCGCTACATGCGGGCCAATATGCTGGAGGTGATCCGTCAGGATTACATCATGACGGCGCGGGCAAAAGGGTTGAGGGAAAGAACCGTCATCTACAAGCATGCCCTGCGAAACGCCCTTCTGCCGGTCATCACGATCCTGGGGCTGTCCGTGCCCGGTCTGATCGGCGGGAGTGTGATCTTTGAGACGATATTCGCCATCCCCGGCATGGGCCAGCTATTTTACATGTCCGTTATGGCCCGGGATTATCCAACGGTGATGGGTATCCTCTTTATCGGCGCCATTCTGACCTTGATTGGCAACCTGCTGGCTGATGTCGGTTACGCCCTGGCCGATCCCCGGATTCGGGTGTCCTGA
- a CDS encoding sugar phosphate isomerase/epimerase family protein, with product MGNILNYLQVHIPISMLLGDFLDRIIANGISPEIGFNYAILDSTGKDKFSEVADRLVDAGLKVTFHAPFMDLRPGAVDPRIREVSRDRLLQVFELVPLFHPLSVVCHPSFDARYYVSTEEEWLRNSLETWQSFADLAAEMDTMVALENVYEETPRQFVSLLTSLDRPSLRFCFDTGHYNAFSDAPLEDWLTELGDHLGEVHLHDNDGRRDTHLPVGEGGFPFDRLFHFLKELPQKPILTLEAHSEAHFLKTVETLRQNRLFGLL from the coding sequence ATGGGCAATATTCTAAACTATTTGCAGGTTCACATCCCCATCAGCATGCTTCTGGGGGACTTTCTGGATCGGATCATCGCGAACGGCATTTCCCCGGAAATCGGATTCAACTACGCCATTTTAGATTCAACGGGGAAAGATAAGTTCTCAGAGGTTGCCGATCGCCTTGTCGATGCGGGACTGAAGGTCACCTTTCATGCGCCATTCATGGATCTGCGGCCGGGTGCCGTTGATCCCCGTATCCGTGAGGTATCCAGAGACCGTCTTTTGCAGGTATTCGAACTGGTTCCCCTTTTTCATCCGCTGAGCGTTGTTTGTCATCCTTCCTTCGATGCTCGGTATTACGTCTCAACAGAGGAAGAGTGGCTGCGGAACAGCCTGGAAACCTGGCAGTCCTTTGCAGATCTGGCAGCAGAGATGGACACGATGGTCGCTCTGGAAAATGTCTACGAAGAAACCCCGCGGCAGTTCGTTTCTCTCCTGACTTCCCTGGATCGTCCCTCGCTTAGGTTCTGTTTCGACACCGGTCATTATAATGCCTTTTCCGATGCGCCTCTGGAAGACTGGCTGACGGAATTGGGCGATCATCTGGGAGAGGTTCATCTTCATGATAACGATGGACGCCGGGATACGCATCTCCCGGTAGGGGAGGGGGGGTTCCCCTTTGACCGACTCTTTCACTTTCTTAAGGAGCTGCCCCAAAAGCCGATCCTGACTCTGGAGGCTCATTCGGAGGCTCATTTTCTTAAAACAGTGGAAACACTCCGGCAAAACCGCCTTTTCGGGTTGTTGTGA
- a CDS encoding thiamine diphosphokinase, which yields MKKKAAVICGGEIRDYSWLRARISAMDPCRIICADVGARHCMRIDIDPEVVIGDMDSLDQEMAEILVRRGTRISGYPSQKDETDTQLALQYALSLEPEEIRIFGALGGRIDHTLANMSILKIALDQGVPTRLVDEWCEIVMIRDRCVLEGEEGQTVSLFPFSSSVTGITLRGFAYPLENNIMEIGLPYGISNVLTGNRGVISLSDGILLVIHYYRKGHFPEGV from the coding sequence ATGAAGAAAAAAGCTGCAGTCATCTGTGGCGGTGAAATTCGGGACTATTCCTGGTTGCGGGCAAGAATATCCGCCATGGATCCCTGCCGAATCATCTGTGCCGATGTGGGCGCACGCCATTGCATGCGGATCGATATCGATCCGGAAGTGGTGATCGGCGATATGGATTCCCTCGATCAGGAGATGGCGGAGATCCTTGTCCGGCGCGGGACAAGGATCTCCGGTTATCCGTCCCAAAAGGATGAGACGGATACACAGCTTGCGCTCCAATACGCCCTTTCCCTGGAGCCTGAAGAAATCCGGATTTTCGGCGCATTGGGCGGACGGATCGATCACACACTTGCCAATATGTCCATTCTCAAGATCGCTCTGGATCAGGGTGTTCCGACCCGGCTGGTTGATGAGTGGTGTGAGATCGTCATGATTCGCGACCGTTGCGTTCTGGAGGGCGAAGAAGGACAGACAGTTTCCCTTTTTCCCTTTTCCTCTTCCGTAACGGGGATTACCCTCCGCGGCTTTGCCTATCCTTTGGAAAACAACATCATGGAAATCGGCCTTCCTTATGGAATCAGCAATGTTCTGACAGGGAACCGGGGCGTAATCTCTTTGAGCGACGGAATCCTCCTTGTCATTCATTATTATCGCAAGGGACATTTCCCGGAAGGAGTTTGA
- the opp4C gene encoding oligopeptide ABC transporter permease: MRKDFWKRFRKNRLALAGSVLVLFLFVVSLLAPWLAPYDPSAIDLKNILAPPSGAHWFGTDQLGRDVCSRMIWGAGISLKVGFVATGIAILIGTILGAVAGYYGGWVDAVIMRFVDIMLCFPTFFLILAVIALLEPSIWNIMIIIGITGWMGITRLVRADFISLKERDFILAAKTIGASDLRIIFSHMLPNAMASVLVTATLGVAGAILTESALSFLGIGVQPPTPSWGNILTAGKDNIDIAWWLSLYPGLAILLTVLGYNLLGEGIRDSLDPRLRRR, encoded by the coding sequence ATGCGTAAGGACTTCTGGAAGCGATTTCGAAAAAACCGCCTTGCATTGGCTGGAAGTGTGCTGGTCCTGTTCCTCTTTGTCGTTTCTCTCCTGGCGCCCTGGCTGGCCCCTTATGATCCAAGCGCCATCGATCTGAAGAATATTCTCGCGCCGCCTTCCGGTGCGCACTGGTTCGGAACGGATCAACTCGGAAGGGACGTGTGCAGCCGGATGATCTGGGGCGCGGGAATTTCCCTCAAGGTCGGCTTTGTGGCTACGGGGATTGCCATTCTGATCGGAACGATTCTTGGTGCGGTTGCCGGTTATTATGGCGGTTGGGTCGATGCGGTCATCATGCGGTTTGTGGACATCATGCTCTGTTTTCCCACCTTTTTTCTGATCCTGGCCGTCATTGCTCTGCTGGAGCCTTCCATCTGGAACATCATGATCATCATCGGCATTACCGGCTGGATGGGGATTACCCGGTTGGTCCGGGCCGATTTCATTTCGCTGAAAGAGCGGGATTTTATCCTTGCGGCAAAGACTATCGGAGCCAGTGATCTGCGGATCATCTTCTCCCACATGCTGCCCAATGCCATGGCCTCCGTGCTGGTGACCGCCACGCTCGGCGTCGCAGGGGCGATCTTGACGGAATCGGCGCTGAGCTTCCTGGGTATCGGCGTCCAGCCACCCACCCCGAGCTGGGGAAACATCCTCACCGCCGGAAAGGACAACATCGATATCGCCTGGTGGCTTTCACTCTATCCGGGGCTGGCCATTCTCCTTACCGTCCTGGGTTACAACCTGCTGGGCGAAGGAATCCGCGATTCACTCGATCCCCGGCTGCGCCGCCGCTGA
- the pgm gene encoding phosphoglucomutase (alpha-D-glucose-1,6-bisphosphate-dependent), giving the protein MSLHPLAGKPVPPSMLANIPKLVSLYYTHHPDAACEEQRVAFGTSGHRGTPRKRTFNEDHILAVCQAICEYRKERGLTGPLFLGMDTHALSEPAFATALEVFSANGITVCIQEGGGYTPTPVISHAILTWNRGRTTDIADGIVITPSHNSPEDGGIKYNPPHGGPADTAVTADIEKRSNAFLNEGLKGIRRIPLERALKSETVRQHDYIQPYVEDLKNVLDMDAVAASGLRIGADPMGGSGLAFWDRIAQRYKLNIDVVNPYVDPTFSFMTLDKDGKIRMDCSSPYAMARLIELKDRFDIAFGNDPDFDRHGIVTRSSGLLNPNAYLSVAIWYLFQNRPEWGRKVAIGKTLVSSGMIDRIAASLDRKLAEVPVGFKWFVPGLLSGEYGFGGEESAGASFLRKDGTVWTTDKDGILMDLLSAEILARTRRDPGEIYYELTERFGASIYDRMDVPASPAQKAVLKKLSPDRVAASNLAGEPILATLTEAPGNRAPIDGLKVVTENGWFAARPSGTEDIYKIYLESFKGREHLDLIREEAQALIKTTFNAYGV; this is encoded by the coding sequence ATGTCCCTTCATCCCTTGGCCGGAAAGCCGGTCCCCCCTTCTATGCTGGCCAATATTCCTAAACTGGTTTCCTTATATTATACCCATCATCCCGACGCAGCCTGCGAAGAGCAGCGCGTTGCATTCGGCACATCGGGACACCGCGGGACGCCTCGGAAAAGGACCTTCAATGAGGATCATATCCTGGCGGTTTGCCAGGCCATCTGTGAGTACCGGAAAGAAAGAGGCCTGACCGGACCGCTTTTCCTCGGCATGGACACCCACGCCCTTTCAGAACCGGCCTTTGCCACCGCCCTTGAAGTATTTTCTGCCAATGGAATTACGGTTTGTATTCAGGAGGGGGGCGGCTATACGCCGACACCCGTCATCTCCCATGCCATTCTGACCTGGAACAGGGGCCGGACAACGGATATAGCTGACGGAATCGTCATCACCCCCTCCCATAATTCGCCGGAGGACGGAGGAATCAAATACAACCCGCCTCACGGCGGTCCTGCCGATACCGCCGTCACCGCAGATATCGAGAAGCGCTCAAACGCCTTCCTGAATGAAGGACTCAAGGGGATTCGCCGCATTCCCCTTGAACGCGCCCTGAAGAGCGAAACGGTTCGTCAGCATGATTACATCCAACCCTACGTGGAGGATCTGAAAAACGTCCTCGATATGGATGCCGTGGCGGCCTCGGGACTCCGGATCGGAGCCGATCCCATGGGAGGGTCCGGATTGGCCTTCTGGGATCGGATCGCCCAGCGCTATAAGCTGAATATCGACGTGGTCAATCCTTATGTGGACCCCACCTTTTCATTTATGACCCTGGACAAGGACGGCAAGATCCGGATGGATTGCTCCTCCCCCTATGCCATGGCCCGGCTGATCGAACTGAAGGACCGTTTCGACATCGCCTTCGGAAACGATCCGGATTTTGACCGCCACGGGATTGTGACCCGGAGTTCCGGTCTTCTGAATCCCAATGCCTACCTTTCCGTGGCCATCTGGTATCTCTTTCAGAACCGCCCGGAATGGGGACGAAAGGTGGCCATTGGCAAGACGCTGGTTTCAAGCGGGATGATTGACCGCATCGCAGCCTCTCTGGATCGGAAACTGGCCGAGGTTCCCGTGGGGTTCAAGTGGTTTGTCCCGGGACTGCTATCCGGAGAATACGGTTTCGGCGGCGAAGAAAGCGCCGGGGCGTCCTTCCTCCGGAAAGACGGGACGGTGTGGACAACAGACAAGGACGGAATCCTTATGGATCTGCTGTCGGCGGAAATTTTGGCCCGTACGCGACGCGACCCGGGAGAAATCTACTACGAACTGACCGAACGATTCGGCGCATCGATCTATGACCGGATGGATGTTCCGGCATCACCGGCCCAGAAGGCTGTCCTCAAGAAGCTTTCTCCCGACCGGGTCGCCGCATCAAATCTGGCAGGGGAACCCATTCTGGCAACCCTTACGGAAGCGCCGGGGAACCGGGCTCCTATCGATGGTCTCAAGGTTGTCACGGAAAACGGTTGGTTTGCAGCCAGACCCTCGGGCACGGAAGACATTTACAAAATCTACCTGGAAAGCTTCAAAGGCAGGGAGCATTTGGATTTGATAAGGGAAGAGGCCCAGGCGCTGATCAAGACGACCTTCAACGCCTATGGCGTATAA
- the priA gene encoding primosomal protein N', with amino-acid sequence MYVKIAINLPMDVSFTYSVPENLRMFSSIGKRALVPFGRRQLTGYIIGFLDIPDIENIRDIIDILDTDPLFTPDDLSFYSWAASYYHYPLGKALHEILPGGIDLMSDRIYKAERTSFSLSEPLPERQQSILDLLEASPKGISSKRLQNLFKNGPIRKDLDALVSSKRVILEECLKKPLIQKKMEQWVSLAVVGSSNPHLSPRQQEIVSYLKEKGMVRIRELRTVFKSSSPIVRQLLDKGVFSLTEREVYRLSREHSENQTDKTFLLNDDQVTACRTLKGRIESKQFLTYLLHGVTGSGKTEVYFSAIENVLAAGDGAVYLVPEIALTPQLISRVQQRFPREEIAVLHSDIAQGIRYDYWRRIQKGEIRLVVGARSAIFAPLVKLRLIIVDEEHDPSYKQDVRMRYSARDLAVVRGKMQSAVVVLGSATPDIRTFYSARQGKYAYLLLPSRIENRPLPEVEIVDMKTQQDKTGQIPVLSERLVTALRKTYLEGRQALLFLNRRGYHTFLFCPDCGSSFSCPNCAVSLTLHAKANQLRCHYCDYSVSIPSFCPKCKGRHISFYGAGTERLENEITKAFPDIRTARMDRDTTVRRGAHTRILKAFERGEYDLLIGTQMITKGHDFSKVTLVGVISADTSLNLPDFRAAERTFQLLTQVSGRGGRGSEKGYVVIQTFNPDHYAILRAKYHDYLGFIEDELEIRKSLDYPPFSRLINLQLSSLKEDRGRMEAEELGRRARNWKQKESGSFPVVEIIGPAEAPISRIKNRYRWQILLKSENLHALHSLARHLTSSDKNGTLDIQVDIDPFSFM; translated from the coding sequence ATGTATGTTAAAATCGCAATTAATCTTCCGATGGACGTCTCTTTCACCTATTCGGTGCCGGAGAACCTCCGGATGTTTTCCTCCATCGGGAAACGGGCGCTTGTTCCCTTCGGTCGACGGCAGCTGACCGGATACATCATCGGCTTTCTCGATATCCCGGATATCGAGAACATCCGCGATATAATAGACATCCTTGATACGGACCCTCTCTTTACTCCCGATGATCTTTCTTTTTATTCCTGGGCGGCTTCCTATTACCACTATCCCCTCGGCAAAGCCCTTCATGAAATCCTTCCAGGCGGCATCGACTTGATGTCTGACCGAATCTATAAGGCCGAGAGAACCTCGTTTTCTCTTTCTGAACCGCTTCCGGAAAGGCAGCAGAGTATTCTGGATTTGCTGGAAGCTTCTCCAAAGGGAATCTCCTCGAAGCGTCTGCAGAACCTTTTCAAGAATGGCCCGATCCGGAAAGATCTTGACGCCCTTGTTTCATCAAAGCGAGTGATTCTCGAGGAATGCCTGAAAAAGCCCCTTATTCAAAAAAAAATGGAGCAATGGGTCAGCCTTGCAGTGGTCGGCTCTTCTAATCCGCATCTTTCGCCGCGCCAACAGGAAATAGTTTCTTACCTGAAAGAAAAAGGAATGGTCCGTATCAGGGAACTTCGCACGGTCTTCAAGTCTTCTTCCCCAATCGTTCGCCAGCTCCTTGACAAAGGCGTTTTTTCCCTGACCGAAAGGGAAGTGTACCGTCTATCCAGGGAACATTCAGAAAATCAAACCGATAAGACCTTCCTTCTGAATGATGACCAGGTTACCGCCTGCAGAACTCTGAAGGGCCGAATTGAGTCAAAGCAGTTCTTGACCTACCTTCTCCATGGCGTAACGGGCAGCGGGAAGACCGAGGTTTACTTCTCCGCCATCGAAAATGTGCTCGCTGCCGGTGACGGAGCGGTCTATCTGGTACCGGAAATCGCCTTGACGCCTCAATTGATTTCCCGTGTCCAACAGCGCTTCCCAAGGGAAGAAATTGCCGTTCTTCACAGCGATATTGCCCAGGGAATTCGATATGATTACTGGCGCCGCATCCAGAAAGGAGAAATACGTCTGGTCGTCGGCGCCCGTTCGGCGATTTTTGCCCCTCTTGTCAAACTGAGACTGATCATCGTCGATGAGGAGCATGACCCATCCTATAAACAGGACGTACGGATGCGTTACTCCGCCCGTGACCTGGCCGTTGTCCGTGGCAAGATGCAATCTGCCGTCGTTGTCCTGGGTTCGGCGACTCCGGACATCCGCACCTTTTATTCGGCACGCCAGGGGAAATATGCTTACCTGTTGTTACCCTCCCGGATCGAGAACCGTCCGCTTCCGGAAGTCGAAATAGTCGACATGAAGACGCAGCAGGACAAGACGGGTCAAATTCCCGTGCTCTCCGAAAGGCTGGTAACGGCCCTGAGGAAAACTTACCTTGAAGGCAGGCAGGCGCTCCTTTTTCTGAACAGGAGGGGTTATCATACCTTTCTTTTCTGTCCGGACTGCGGCTCCTCTTTTTCCTGTCCCAATTGTGCCGTTTCCCTTACCCTTCATGCCAAAGCGAATCAACTGCGCTGTCATTACTGCGATTATTCCGTTTCCATCCCCTCTTTCTGTCCTAAATGCAAAGGACGGCACATTTCATTTTATGGCGCCGGAACGGAGCGTCTGGAAAATGAGATCACAAAAGCTTTTCCTGACATCCGGACCGCCAGAATGGACCGGGACACCACCGTTCGCAGAGGAGCCCATACTCGAATTCTCAAGGCTTTCGAACGGGGGGAGTACGATCTTCTCATCGGAACACAGATGATCACGAAAGGACATGATTTTTCAAAGGTAACGCTTGTCGGCGTCATCTCCGCCGATACCTCCCTTAATCTTCCGGATTTCCGAGCCGCGGAAAGAACCTTCCAGCTGTTGACACAGGTGTCGGGAAGGGGGGGGCGAGGCAGTGAAAAGGGATACGTCGTCATTCAGACATTCAACCCTGACCACTACGCCATTTTGAGGGCAAAATATCACGATTATCTTGGTTTTATCGAAGATGAACTTGAAATACGAAAATCCCTGGACTATCCCCCCTTTTCCCGTTTGATCAATCTTCAGCTCTCCAGCCTGAAGGAGGATCGTGGGCGCATGGAGGCTGAAGAGCTTGGACGCAGGGCAAGGAATTGGAAACAAAAGGAATCTGGCTCTTTTCCAGTGGTGGAGATCATCGGACCCGCTGAAGCTCCCATTTCACGAATAAAGAATCGATATCGCTGGCAGATTCTTCTTAAAAGCGAAAATCTCCATGCCCTTCATTCCCTGGCCCGCCATCTGACGAGTTCCGATAAGAACGGGACTCTGGATATTCAGGTGGATATAGACCCCTTCAGCTTCATGTAA
- the rsfS gene encoding ribosome silencing factor: protein MIVNAILEKKAGRLVILNVKEISAFTDYFVICDGTSDRQVQAIAGSVQERMKKSGIHPLGVEGESAGKWILLDYADVIVHIFHQPVREFYDLERLWDDVPRMEIPDEATELNSLSNGM from the coding sequence ATGATCGTCAATGCCATTCTGGAAAAAAAAGCCGGGCGGCTGGTGATCCTCAATGTCAAGGAAATATCCGCTTTTACGGATTATTTTGTCATCTGTGACGGCACATCGGATCGTCAGGTGCAGGCAATTGCAGGTTCTGTCCAGGAACGGATGAAAAAATCCGGAATCCATCCCCTGGGTGTGGAAGGGGAAAGCGCCGGTAAATGGATCCTTCTCGATTACGCTGACGTCATCGTCCACATTTTTCATCAGCCGGTACGGGAGTTTTACGATCTGGAACGTCTCTGGGACGACGTGCCCCGGATGGAAATCCCGGACGAAGCCACGGAACTGAACAGTTTAAGCAACGGGATGTAA
- the rfaE2 gene encoding D-glycero-beta-D-manno-heptose 1-phosphate adenylyltransferase, translated as MGKILDWENLKRTLDELRREGKKIAFTNGCFDILHVGHTRYLRQAREKGDVLVLALNSDASVRKIKGEKRPLIPEDERADLLSCLEFVDYVTIFDETTPLKLILYLKPDVLIKGGDWAEDQVVGREEVRSWGGSVAIIPEIPGASTTNIVEKILMVYGEKA; from the coding sequence ATGGGCAAAATACTCGATTGGGAAAACCTGAAAAGGACCCTTGACGAACTTCGCCGGGAAGGGAAGAAAATCGCCTTCACGAACGGTTGTTTCGATATTCTCCACGTCGGACATACCCGATATCTTCGGCAGGCACGTGAAAAGGGAGATGTCCTTGTTCTAGCCTTGAACAGTGACGCCTCCGTCCGTAAAATCAAGGGGGAAAAGAGGCCCCTGATACCGGAGGACGAACGGGCGGATCTCCTTTCCTGCCTGGAGTTCGTCGATTATGTCACGATTTTCGACGAAACAACCCCCCTGAAACTTATTCTTTATCTGAAACCGGATGTTCTTATCAAAGGCGGAGACTGGGCGGAAGATCAGGTGGTCGGCCGGGAGGAAGTGAGAAGCTGGGGTGGAAGCGTGGCTATTATCCCAGAAATTCCGGGCGCTTCCACAACAAACATTGTGGAAAAGATTTTAATGGTTTACGGAGAAAAGGCATAA
- the dksA gene encoding RNA polymerase-binding protein DksA yields MTLSSEKLDFFRRLLNQKINELLEDAEKTVADMTDSKENYPDPTDRASLESDRNFELRMRDRERRLIAKMQEAIKRIDDGEFGVCDVCGGPISEKRLVARPVTTLCIDCKTRQEKMEKLKGE; encoded by the coding sequence ATGACTCTATCGTCCGAAAAGCTTGATTTCTTTCGTAGACTGCTGAACCAGAAGATCAATGAGTTACTTGAGGATGCCGAAAAGACTGTCGCCGATATGACGGACAGCAAGGAAAATTATCCGGATCCAACAGACAGGGCTTCCCTGGAATCCGACCGAAATTTTGAACTGAGAATGCGTGACCGGGAAAGAAGGCTGATTGCCAAGATGCAGGAGGCCATCAAGCGCATTGATGACGGAGAGTTCGGCGTATGCGACGTCTGCGGGGGACCGATTTCCGAGAAACGACTTGTGGCCAGACCGGTGACGACCCTTTGCATCGATTGCAAGACCAGGCAGGAGAAAATGGAGAAACTTAAAGGGGAATGA